A region from the Sulfitobacter sp. D7 genome encodes:
- a CDS encoding AEC family transporter, with the protein MFTIFLAIAPVFALILMGYGLRRGGIPSTKFWNLNDRLVYWVLMPALFFAKISAADLSGGLGDYALLLYAGFFAAIFCGWLFGRAYAAPQGSSLMQGSARFNTFIGLAIAEAVFGTAGLQIAVLGSALLVPVVNVTVVTLMTRQLGGGGKSILKGLVKNPLILGILAGVLFNFAGLHEVPVLHESARILGDAALPIMLLCVGANLRLRGLSGSVSVIGLSIIGKHLVNPLAVLLAALVLTPAPLTLQIALIFAALPTGVASYTLAREMRGDAPLMAAIITTQTLLSFFTLPLTLYLGSLISAP; encoded by the coding sequence ATGTTCACTATCTTTCTGGCCATCGCGCCGGTCTTTGCGCTGATCCTCATGGGCTATGGCCTGCGGCGGGGCGGCATCCCCTCAACCAAATTCTGGAACCTGAATGACCGGCTGGTCTATTGGGTGCTGATGCCCGCGTTGTTCTTTGCCAAGATCTCGGCGGCGGACCTCAGCGGGGGCTTGGGCGATTATGCCCTGCTGCTCTATGCCGGGTTCTTTGCAGCGATCTTTTGCGGGTGGCTCTTTGGGCGGGCCTATGCCGCGCCGCAGGGCAGTTCGCTGATGCAGGGAAGTGCGCGGTTCAACACATTTATCGGCCTTGCGATTGCCGAGGCCGTCTTTGGCACCGCGGGGCTACAGATCGCCGTGCTCGGTTCGGCGCTGCTGGTGCCGGTGGTGAATGTGACGGTGGTGACGCTGATGACCCGGCAGTTGGGCGGCGGTGGCAAGTCTATCCTCAAAGGCTTGGTTAAGAACCCGCTGATCCTTGGCATTCTTGCGGGGGTGCTTTTCAACTTTGCGGGTCTCCACGAAGTACCCGTTCTGCATGAAAGCGCGCGGATTCTGGGCGATGCGGCCCTGCCGATCATGCTGCTCTGTGTTGGGGCCAATCTGCGGCTGCGGGGGCTTTCTGGGTCTGTCTCGGTCATCGGGCTTTCGATCATCGGCAAACATCTGGTGAACCCGCTGGCGGTGCTGCTGGCGGCGCTGGTGTTGACCCCTGCGCCACTGACCCTGCAAATCGCGCTGATCTTCGCGGCCCTGCCGACCGGGGTGGCAAGCTATACGCTGGCGCGTGAGATGCGGGGCGATGCGCCACTGATGGCGGCCATCATCACCACGCAGACATTACTGAGCTTTTTCACTCTGCCGCTCACGCTCTATCTGGGAAGCCTGATTTCCGCGCCCTAG
- a CDS encoding TetR/AcrR family transcriptional regulator: protein MTELEKTVLDAALHVFSRYGVKRTSMGDLCEEAGVSRQTLYNRFRNKDDILRGLIARYTELALQEIAEEMPNAPDLGAQLDLIFDRMAVRGYDTMQAMPNAQDFIAGANAVSQEALQCSAGRFRGVIAEVLQPHEAALTRNGLTVEALADFIQRSAKAAGMHALDRDHFLAQLRTLKQLSLTAALGPVPDAIHKED, encoded by the coding sequence ATGACCGAACTTGAAAAGACCGTGCTTGACGCTGCGTTGCATGTCTTTTCCCGCTATGGGGTCAAGCGCACCAGCATGGGCGATCTGTGCGAAGAGGCCGGTGTCTCGCGCCAGACGCTCTACAACCGGTTTCGCAACAAAGATGACATTCTGCGCGGGCTGATCGCACGCTACACCGAATTGGCACTGCAAGAGATCGCCGAAGAGATGCCCAATGCACCCGATCTGGGGGCACAGCTGGACCTGATCTTTGACCGGATGGCGGTGCGCGGCTATGACACCATGCAGGCGATGCCCAACGCGCAGGATTTCATCGCCGGAGCCAATGCGGTCAGCCAAGAGGCGCTGCAATGTTCCGCAGGGCGTTTCCGTGGCGTTATCGCCGAGGTGTTGCAGCCCCATGAGGCGGCGCTCACCCGCAATGGCCTGACCGTCGAGGCACTTGCCGATTTTATCCAGCGTTCTGCCAAAGCCGCCGGCATGCATGCGCTGGACCGTGACCATTTTCTCGCGCAGCTGCGCACCCTCAAACAACTTAGTCTGACCGCCGCCCTTGGGCCCGTGCCGGATGCTATTCATAAGGAAGACTGA
- a CDS encoding efflux RND transporter periplasmic adaptor subunit, with translation MAKWLVKTMRGSGAGRLLGFALALAGGVAAPMATAAEIPVVKLQTVTVSDAEMERVFFGKVVARETVDLAFQVGGQIEQFSVEEGATVSKDSIVARMDLEPFELALEQAQANDAQARRTMERYQKLAGSSVAEVNLQDAETAVTVNDIAVRNAERDLENATLHAPFDAIVASRLVPNYSTVSAGTPVVRLHDMSELRVEIDVPETLFLRAGRDPNVRFMAKFPANANSYPMQIREYNAETADVGQTYSITLGADLPEDFLPLPGASVEVRATLNIGGSSILVPDSAIVVGNDRGTYVMVFDPTGAREGTVARTAVEITPTARGDVKVETGLSDGQEIVVSGASQLEDGAAVRRFVGFGD, from the coding sequence ATGGCCAAGTGGCTTGTTAAGACGATGCGCGGTTCGGGCGCAGGGCGGCTATTGGGATTTGCGCTGGCCTTGGCCGGCGGCGTGGCCGCGCCGATGGCCACGGCCGCCGAAATCCCGGTGGTCAAGCTGCAGACGGTCACAGTCAGCGATGCCGAGATGGAGCGCGTGTTCTTCGGCAAGGTGGTTGCACGTGAAACCGTGGACCTTGCCTTTCAGGTCGGCGGCCAGATTGAGCAATTTTCGGTCGAAGAGGGGGCCACGGTCAGCAAGGATTCAATCGTCGCTCGAATGGATCTAGAGCCGTTTGAACTGGCGCTAGAGCAAGCGCAGGCCAATGACGCGCAGGCCCGCCGGACCATGGAACGCTATCAGAAATTGGCTGGGTCTTCGGTGGCCGAGGTCAATCTGCAAGACGCCGAAACCGCCGTGACGGTGAACGATATCGCCGTGCGCAACGCCGAGCGTGATCTTGAGAATGCCACCCTGCACGCGCCTTTCGATGCGATCGTGGCCTCGCGCTTGGTGCCCAACTACTCGACCGTCAGCGCGGGCACGCCGGTGGTGCGTCTGCATGACATGTCTGAGCTTCGCGTCGAAATTGACGTGCCCGAAACCCTGTTCCTCCGCGCAGGGCGCGATCCGAATGTTCGGTTCATGGCCAAATTCCCGGCGAACGCCAATAGCTACCCGATGCAGATCCGCGAATACAACGCCGAGACGGCGGATGTCGGCCAGACCTACAGCATCACCCTTGGCGCGGACTTGCCCGAGGATTTCTTGCCGCTGCCCGGCGCTTCGGTTGAGGTGCGCGCCACGCTGAACATCGGCGGGTCGAGCATCCTCGTCCCCGATTCCGCCATCGTGGTGGGCAATGACCGGGGCACCTATGTCATGGTCTTTGACCCCACCGGCGCACGCGAGGGCACGGTAGCCCGCACGGCGGTTGAGATCACCCCCACCGCGCGCGGCGATGTCAAAGTCGAGACGGGGCTTTCGGATGGGCAAGAGATCGTGGTGAGCGGCGCAAGCCAGCTTGAAGACGGTGCCGCCGTGCGCCGCTTTGTCGGCTTCGGAGACTGA
- a CDS encoding efflux RND transporter permease subunit, which produces MDIARLSINRPIYTWIIMLICLLGGIWGFATLGRLEDPAFTIKTAVVVTQYPGASAEEVALEVTEPLESQIQKMSEIKDIQSMNQPGLSWITVNMQDTFDGSELPEIWTKLRNRVNEAAMPSGATQPYVNDGFGDVYGLYYAVTAEGYSDAEVNELSTYLRRELLLVDGVSDVALSGVPNEVIYVEPQLALSTTLGIPPTAIVGAVSSANEIVDGGAIQDADGRTLIQRPEGSDSVSEIAALSVGVGGQVINLADVTNIYRTREADPDLVIRHNGQEAFTVGVAGIATENIVDIGKRVDDKLAQLRETLPLGISIESIYRQHTVVEEASNAFLLNLAMSVAIVVAVLAVFMGWRAAIVVGSTLLLTVVGTLFFMALGAIEMERISLGALIIAMGMLVDNAIVVAEGMQISMQQGKSSRDAATEAASKTQIPLLGATVIGIMAFAGIGLSPDATGEFLFSLFAVIAISLLLSWLLAITSTPLLGHYFFKRGAEGGAGGYDGAIFKGYAAVLRASLKLRWLVIVALIAGTAVCYALFGQIKQQFFPDSNTPLYFVHYKLPQGSSIHQTSNDLAVLEDWLVARDNVEDVTSYAGQGAARFMLTYQAEDPNPSYGHLIVRVTSLDVIQDEMNALEAFAVDAVPQGEFRAKRLAFGPGGGAPIEVRFSGRNPDVLRDLADEAMARMQAASDNIITPRQDWRERELVLRPIYAEERAQDAGISRTEITETLKFATEGTSGGTFRERDRQIPIVIRAPQDADLALTDHVIYAQNTNALIPMEQVIDGFRFEPQDTLLYRRDRADVITVGADIPRGVTAAQVQAEVQETIEAMEIPEGYAMEWGGELESAGEAQAALGKQLPFSIIIMVLISVLLFNALKQPIIIWLLVPMAVNGVSLALLGTGLPFTFTALLGLLSLSGMLIKNGIVLVEEIDLTRAADPTMELKDAIVLASTSRLRPVFLAAATTILGMLPLLSDAFFQSMAATIMGGLAFASVLTLIAAPVLYFIFFKRSAAREAEAARAA; this is translated from the coding sequence ATGGATATCGCACGTCTGTCGATCAACCGCCCGATCTATACTTGGATCATCATGCTGATCTGTCTTTTGGGCGGCATCTGGGGCTTTGCAACCCTTGGCCGCCTCGAAGACCCGGCTTTTACCATTAAAACCGCCGTGGTCGTGACCCAATACCCCGGTGCCTCTGCCGAGGAGGTGGCGCTAGAGGTCACCGAACCGCTGGAATCGCAAATCCAGAAGATGTCCGAGATCAAGGACATTCAATCCATGAACCAGCCCGGTCTGTCGTGGATCACGGTCAATATGCAGGACACCTTTGACGGGTCCGAATTGCCGGAAATCTGGACCAAACTGCGCAACCGCGTGAACGAGGCCGCCATGCCGAGCGGGGCGACGCAGCCCTATGTGAACGACGGTTTCGGCGACGTTTACGGGCTTTACTACGCCGTCACCGCCGAGGGCTACTCCGATGCCGAGGTGAACGAGCTGTCCACCTATCTGCGGCGCGAATTGCTGCTGGTCGATGGCGTGTCGGATGTGGCGCTCTCGGGCGTGCCTAATGAGGTGATTTATGTCGAGCCGCAGCTTGCGCTGAGCACCACGCTTGGCATCCCACCCACGGCAATCGTCGGCGCGGTATCCAGCGCCAATGAGATCGTCGACGGGGGCGCCATTCAAGACGCAGATGGGCGCACTTTGATCCAGCGGCCCGAAGGATCTGACAGCGTGTCCGAGATTGCGGCGCTGTCGGTGGGGGTGGGCGGTCAGGTCATCAACCTTGCCGATGTGACCAATATCTACCGCACCCGCGAAGCCGACCCTGATCTGGTGATCCGCCACAATGGGCAGGAGGCCTTTACCGTCGGTGTGGCCGGGATCGCGACCGAGAACATCGTCGACATCGGCAAACGGGTCGACGACAAGCTCGCGCAGCTGCGCGAAACGCTGCCCTTGGGCATCTCGATTGAATCGATCTACCGCCAGCACACGGTCGTCGAAGAGGCGTCAAACGCCTTTTTGCTAAACCTTGCCATGTCCGTTGCCATCGTGGTGGCCGTGCTGGCCGTCTTCATGGGCTGGCGCGCGGCGATCGTGGTGGGCTCCACCTTGTTGCTGACGGTGGTGGGGACGCTCTTTTTCATGGCGCTCGGCGCGATTGAAATGGAGCGTATCTCGCTCGGGGCGCTGATCATCGCGATGGGGATGCTTGTCGACAACGCCATCGTTGTGGCCGAGGGGATGCAAATCTCCATGCAGCAGGGCAAAAGCTCTCGCGATGCGGCGACCGAGGCGGCAAGCAAGACGCAGATCCCGCTTCTGGGGGCGACGGTCATCGGGATCATGGCTTTTGCCGGGATCGGGCTAAGCCCCGATGCGACGGGTGAATTCCTGTTCTCACTCTTTGCCGTTATTGCGATTTCGCTGCTGCTCTCTTGGCTCTTGGCCATCACTTCCACGCCGCTTTTGGGGCATTACTTTTTCAAGCGCGGGGCCGAAGGCGGGGCTGGCGGCTACGACGGGGCGATCTTCAAGGGCTATGCCGCCGTGCTGCGCGCCTCGCTCAAGCTGCGTTGGCTGGTGATCGTGGCGCTGATTGCCGGGACGGCGGTCTGCTATGCCCTCTTTGGGCAGATCAAGCAGCAGTTCTTCCCCGACAGCAACACACCGCTGTACTTCGTACACTACAAACTGCCGCAGGGGTCGTCGATCCATCAGACATCCAACGATCTGGCCGTGCTCGAAGACTGGCTGGTCGCGCGGGACAATGTTGAGGACGTGACCTCTTACGCAGGGCAGGGGGCGGCGCGTTTCATGCTGACCTATCAGGCCGAAGACCCCAACCCCAGCTACGGGCATCTGATCGTCCGGGTCACCTCGCTTGACGTGATCCAAGATGAGATGAACGCGCTGGAGGCGTTTGCCGTCGATGCGGTCCCGCAGGGAGAGTTCCGGGCCAAGCGTCTGGCCTTTGGCCCCGGTGGCGGTGCCCCGATCGAGGTGCGTTTCTCGGGTCGCAATCCCGATGTGCTGCGTGATCTGGCCGATGAAGCCATGGCGCGGATGCAGGCGGCATCGGACAATATCATCACCCCGCGGCAGGATTGGCGCGAGCGTGAATTGGTGCTGCGTCCGATCTATGCCGAGGAGCGTGCACAGGACGCAGGCATCTCTCGGACCGAGATCACGGAGACCCTGAAGTTCGCCACCGAAGGCACCAGCGGGGGGACATTCCGCGAGCGGGATCGTCAGATCCCCATCGTGATCCGCGCCCCGCAGGATGCCGATCTGGCGCTGACCGATCATGTGATCTATGCGCAAAACACCAACGCGCTGATCCCGATGGAGCAGGTAATCGACGGTTTCCGCTTCGAGCCGCAGGACACGCTGCTCTACCGCCGCGACCGGGCCGATGTGATCACCGTGGGGGCCGATATCCCGCGCGGTGTCACGGCGGCACAGGTGCAGGCCGAGGTACAGGAAACCATCGAAGCGATGGAAATCCCCGAAGGTTATGCCATGGAATGGGGCGGCGAGTTGGAAAGCGCGGGCGAAGCGCAGGCCGCTTTGGGCAAACAGTTGCCCTTCAGCATTATCATCATGGTGCTGATCTCGGTCCTGCTGTTCAACGCGCTGAAACAGCCGATCATCATTTGGCTTTTGGTGCCGATGGCGGTGAACGGCGTCAGCCTTGCGCTGCTCGGGACGGGGTTGCCGTTTACCTTCACCGCGCTTCTGGGGCTGTTGTCGCTCTCGGGGATGTTGATCAAGAATGGCATCGTGCTGGTGGAAGAAATCGACCTTACCCGTGCTGCCGATCCGACGATGGAATTGAAGGACGCCATCGTGCTTGCATCGACCTCACGTTTGCGTCCGGTCTTCCTTGCCGCGGCGACGACCATCCTGGGGATGCTGCCGCTGTTGTCGGATGCCTTCTTTCAGTCCATGGCGGCAACGATCATGGGCGGGCTGGCCTTTGCCTCGGTCTTGACCCTGATTGCGGCACCGGTGCTCTACTTCATCTTCTTCAAACGCAGCGCCGCGCGGGAAGCTGAGGCTGCGCGCGCGGCCTAG
- the osmF gene encoding glycine betaine ABC transporter substrate-binding protein OsmF has product MGPRILSTAAAAGLAAALASAASAEITVSSKIDTEGGLLGNVIALALEDAGLPVERRLQLGGTQVVREAILSDQIDIYPEYTGNAAFFFNEAESDVWKDAAKAHARAKELDGGENNVTWLDSAPANNTWAIAVTGPLAEENNLTTMSDFGAWVVEGGEVKLAASTEFVSSPAVLPAMQETYGFSLTQDQTVILSGGDTAATIQAAARGTSGVNAAMVYGTDGGVGATGLVVMEDDKGVQPVYEPAPIVRAEVLEEYPQIAEVLNPIFAGLDMATLQKLNGRIQVGGEPAEAVARAYLTETGVLD; this is encoded by the coding sequence ATGGGTCCCCGCATTCTTTCTACCGCTGCCGCCGCTGGTCTTGCCGCCGCTCTGGCCTCTGCCGCCTCTGCCGAGATCACCGTTTCGTCCAAGATCGACACCGAAGGCGGTCTCTTGGGCAATGTCATCGCACTGGCGCTCGAAGATGCGGGCCTGCCGGTTGAACGCCGTCTGCAACTGGGCGGCACACAGGTGGTACGCGAAGCGATCCTGTCGGATCAGATCGACATTTACCCCGAATACACCGGCAACGCGGCCTTCTTCTTTAACGAAGCGGAAAGCGATGTCTGGAAAGATGCGGCCAAGGCCCATGCCCGCGCCAAGGAATTGGACGGCGGTGAGAATAACGTCACATGGCTCGATTCCGCCCCGGCCAACAACACTTGGGCCATCGCCGTGACCGGCCCGCTGGCCGAGGAAAACAACCTCACCACCATGTCCGATTTCGGCGCATGGGTGGTCGAGGGCGGTGAGGTGAAGCTTGCCGCCTCGACCGAGTTCGTGTCCTCCCCGGCCGTGCTGCCCGCGATGCAAGAGACCTATGGTTTCTCGTTGACCCAAGACCAGACCGTGATCCTGTCGGGCGGTGACACGGCGGCGACCATTCAGGCGGCGGCGCGTGGCACATCGGGCGTGAACGCGGCGATGGTCTATGGCACCGATGGCGGTGTCGGTGCGACCGGCCTTGTGGTGATGGAAGACGACAAGGGCGTGCAGCCTGTTTATGAGCCCGCGCCCATCGTCCGCGCCGAAGTGCTGGAGGAATACCCCCAGATCGCCGAGGTGCTGAACCCGATCTTCGCCGGGCTCGACATGGCGACCCTGCAAAAGCTTAACGGTCGCATTCAGGTCGGCGGGGAGCCAGCCGAGGCGGTGGCCCGCGCTTATCTGACCGAGACCGGGGTGCTGGACTGA
- a CDS encoding ABC transporter permease: protein MTGPGAGFSAPGLLFAVLGAAALLTPFMTLAANRIVAGEGVMAWGVASLPVVLPGLAAIAAGLVMGLPAGRNSLRIGGAVSGLGGLLWLLTQGASGLLAGAGEYARVSPSVGFWCLLVVFMLLMADALAAMAPGPLMRGGVLAAVLAVLGAILWSGALSDLSVMQEYASRADAFGREFLRHLGLAFGSLAAAAVIGFPLGVLCHRLASLRGATLPVLSFLQTIPSLAMFGLMIPILGWVGANLPGARALGIAGIGFAPAFLALVLYSLLPVVGNTVAGLASAPPAALEAARGMGMTPLQRLLRVELPLGLPIILTGLRIVLVQNIGLAVIAGLIGGGGFGTFVFQGLNQTATDLILLGALPTVVLALTAAIVMDILVELTRKTPKDST from the coding sequence TTGACCGGCCCCGGCGCAGGGTTTTCTGCGCCGGGGCTTTTGTTCGCCGTGCTGGGCGCGGCGGCGCTGTTGACCCCCTTCATGACGCTGGCGGCCAACCGCATCGTCGCGGGCGAGGGGGTGATGGCATGGGGCGTGGCCTCTTTGCCGGTGGTGCTACCCGGACTTGCTGCAATTGCCGCAGGGCTGGTCATGGGGCTGCCTGCGGGTCGCAATAGCCTGCGTATCGGCGGCGCGGTTTCGGGCTTGGGCGGGCTGCTTTGGCTGCTGACCCAAGGCGCGTCCGGCCTGCTGGCCGGGGCGGGTGAATATGCGCGTGTGTCGCCTTCGGTAGGGTTCTGGTGCCTGCTGGTTGTTTTCATGTTGCTCATGGCCGATGCGCTGGCCGCGATGGCACCGGGGCCGCTGATGCGCGGCGGCGTTCTGGCGGCGGTGCTCGCGGTGCTGGGCGCGATCTTGTGGTCGGGCGCGCTGTCTGATCTGTCGGTCATGCAGGAATACGCCAGCCGTGCGGATGCTTTCGGGCGGGAATTCTTGCGTCATCTCGGGCTGGCCTTCGGCTCGCTTGCCGCCGCAGCGGTAATTGGCTTCCCGCTTGGGGTGCTGTGCCACCGCCTTGCCAGTCTGCGCGGTGCCACCTTGCCGGTGCTGAGCTTTTTGCAAACCATCCCTTCGCTTGCCATGTTCGGCTTGATGATCCCGATCCTCGGCTGGGTTGGGGCGAACTTGCCCGGCGCGCGGGCGCTTGGCATTGCGGGCATCGGCTTTGCGCCCGCCTTTCTCGCACTGGTGCTTTATTCGCTGCTGCCCGTGGTCGGCAACACGGTTGCGGGGCTCGCATCCGCCCCGCCAGCCGCGCTTGAGGCCGCGCGGGGCATGGGGATGACGCCGCTGCAGCGTCTGTTGCGGGTAGAGTTGCCGCTGGGCCTGCCGATCATCCTGACCGGGCTGCGCATCGTATTGGTGCAGAACATCGGGCTGGCGGTCATCGCCGGGCTGATCGGCGGCGGCGGGTTCGGCACGTTCGTCTTCCAAGGGCTGAACCAGACCGCGACCGATCTGATCCTGCTGGGTGCTTTGCCGACCGTGGTGCTGGCGCTTACGGCAGCCATCGTGATGGACATATTGGTCGAACTGACCCGCAAGACCCCAAAGGACAGCACATGA
- a CDS encoding ABC transporter ATP-binding protein yields the protein MIEIDRITKTYGDIRAVDSVSMTVETGTITVIVGTSGSGKTTLLRMINRLEEPTSGEVRINGESTLSVKPHILRRRIGYAIQGHGLFPHHTVGRNIGAVPQLLGWPRDKIAARVDELLALFSMDPAQFRDRYPAELSGGQQQRVGVARALASRPDLLLMDEPFGALDPIIRTRAQEDLRHIQQRLGSTIMLVTHDMEEAIRLGDRVAVMDGGHLVQHGTPAEIIADPATDFVADMVGDVERPLRLLSLIPVADLVEEGTAEGIPLAADASLRDALSACLWSGRGAVPVARDGVPLGRVTLDAIRARAGQHA from the coding sequence ATGATCGAGATCGACCGCATTACCAAGACCTATGGCGATATCCGGGCGGTGGATTCCGTGTCGATGACGGTTGAGACGGGCACGATCACGGTGATCGTCGGCACCTCTGGGTCAGGGAAAACGACGCTTTTGCGGATGATCAATCGGCTAGAGGAGCCGACCTCGGGGGAGGTGCGGATCAACGGGGAGTCCACCCTTTCGGTCAAGCCGCATATCCTGCGGCGGCGGATTGGATATGCCATCCAAGGGCACGGGCTGTTCCCGCATCACACCGTGGGGCGCAACATCGGCGCGGTGCCGCAACTGCTGGGCTGGCCGCGCGACAAGATCGCGGCGCGGGTGGATGAACTGCTGGCGCTATTCTCGATGGACCCTGCGCAATTCCGCGACCGCTATCCGGCGGAACTGTCGGGCGGGCAGCAACAGCGTGTCGGTGTGGCGCGGGCCTTGGCCTCGCGGCCCGATCTTTTGTTGATGGACGAACCCTTTGGCGCGCTGGACCCGATCATTCGCACCCGCGCGCAAGAAGACCTGCGGCACATCCAGCAGCGGCTTGGCTCGACCATCATGCTGGTGACCCACGACATGGAAGAGGCGATCCGGCTCGGTGACCGGGTGGCGGTGATGGACGGGGGGCATCTGGTGCAGCACGGCACCCCCGCCGAGATCATCGCCGATCCTGCGACGGATTTCGTCGCGGATATGGTCGGCGATGTGGAGCGGCCCTTGCGCCTGCTCTCTCTAATCCCCGTGGCTGATTTGGTCGAAGAAGGCACCGCCGAGGGCATACCGCTGGCTGCCGACGCCAGCCTGCGCGACGCGCTCTCGGCCTGTCTGTGGTCGGGGCGTGGGGCGGTGCCGGTCGCGAGAGATGGCGTGCCATTGGGCCGCGTGACGCTGGATGCGATCCGCGCGCGGGCCGGACAGCACGCATGA
- a CDS encoding ABC transporter permease, producing MRIGWILRPFLVAVLLALVLRPEWFTPLLAPLAPANGPVIYTRASLLSLSLSHLALVAMASAAATVVAVTLAILVTRPAGAAFRPLSRTITNMGQTFPPVAVLALAVPALGFGAGPTLVALFLYGLLPIFENAVTGLTNLPPATMEAARGIGLSRWQRLWRVELPLALPVTLTGIRLSVVIALGTATIGSTVAARTLGEVIIAGLLTNNTAFVVQGGLAVGLFAVLIYDAMVQLETRLARRMGG from the coding sequence ATGAGGATCGGGTGGATCCTGCGGCCCTTTTTGGTGGCGGTATTGCTGGCTTTGGTCCTGCGGCCTGAGTGGTTCACGCCGCTGCTTGCGCCCTTGGCGCCGGCAAATGGTCCGGTGATCTACACGCGCGCCTCGCTTTTGTCGCTCTCGCTGAGCCATCTGGCGCTGGTCGCGATGGCCTCGGCTGCGGCGACGGTGGTGGCGGTGACGTTGGCGATCCTTGTGACCCGGCCTGCGGGCGCGGCGTTCCGCCCGCTGTCTCGCACCATCACCAACATGGGGCAGACCTTTCCGCCCGTCGCTGTTCTGGCACTGGCCGTTCCCGCTTTGGGCTTTGGCGCCGGGCCAACGCTGGTGGCGCTCTTTCTTTATGGGCTTCTCCCGATTTTTGAGAACGCGGTGACGGGGCTGACCAATCTGCCGCCCGCAACGATGGAGGCCGCGCGCGGCATCGGGCTGAGCCGTTGGCAACGGCTCTGGCGGGTGGAACTGCCGCTTGCCCTGCCGGTGACGCTGACGGGCATCCGGCTGTCGGTGGTCATCGCACTTGGCACGGCGACCATCGGCTCGACCGTGGCGGCGCGGACCTTGGGTGAGGTGATCATCGCGGGGCTGCTGACGAATAACACCGCTTTCGTGGTGCAAGGCGGGCTGGCGGTGGGGCTGTTTGCGGTGCTGATCTATGACGCGATGGTGCAGCTTGAAACGCGGCTGGCGCGGCGCATGGGCGGCTAA
- a CDS encoding haloacid dehalogenase type II translates to MPDQKPVSTIVFDVNETLLDITTLEPLFARVFGDASVLREWFAELILYSQTMTLSGRYAPFGALAGGVLQMVGANKGGTISDEDVAELKSLIGSMPAHPDVAPALRKLREAGFRLVTLTNSPPSPAPTPLEKAGIADFFDRSFSVDEVEKFKPHPATYQMVADALDLQTDDLCMVACHLWDTIGAQAAGCKGAFLTRPNNNLIETENVPQPHYLSDDLEDLAQQIIVANGG, encoded by the coding sequence ATGCCCGATCAAAAGCCCGTCTCTACAATCGTCTTCGACGTGAACGAAACCCTGCTCGACATCACGACGCTTGAGCCGCTGTTCGCGCGGGTGTTCGGCGACGCCTCGGTCCTGCGCGAATGGTTTGCCGAGTTGATCCTCTATTCCCAGACCATGACCCTCTCGGGACGCTATGCCCCCTTCGGTGCGCTGGCGGGGGGTGTCTTGCAGATGGTCGGCGCAAACAAGGGCGGGACGATCAGTGATGAGGACGTGGCCGAGTTAAAATCTCTCATCGGCTCCATGCCCGCCCATCCGGATGTCGCCCCCGCCCTGCGCAAGCTGCGCGAAGCAGGTTTCCGGCTGGTCACGCTGACCAACTCGCCCCCCTCTCCCGCGCCGACACCTTTGGAGAAAGCCGGCATCGCTGACTTCTTCGACCGCAGCTTTAGCGTTGATGAGGTGGAAAAATTCAAACCCCATCCGGCAACCTACCAGATGGTGGCCGATGCATTGGACCTACAGACCGATGACCTTTGCATGGTGGCCTGCCATCTGTGGGACACCATCGGCGCGCAGGCGGCGGGCTGTAAGGGGGCTTTTCTGACCCGCCCCAACAACAACCTGATCGAGACCGAAAACGTGCCGCAGCCGCACTACCTCTCGGACGATCTGGAGGATTTGGCCCAGCAGATCATCGTCGCGAACGGGGGCTGA